From a region of the Zingiber officinale cultivar Zhangliang chromosome 10B, Zo_v1.1, whole genome shotgun sequence genome:
- the LOC122030450 gene encoding uncharacterized protein LOC122030450, whose amino-acid sequence MDNSMLGGGLFPSSVAGNLDLDPYVNHHLHFHPGLDYGGQMSSLFAPSSAGVATSDDEDHFHASDENGHDPRSLPDSRGKKVSPWHRMKWTDEVVRLLISVVACVGDHEDGAVDSLAARKKHGASFQKKGKWKTVSKLMLEKDCYVSPQQCEDKFNDLNKRYKRLNEILGWGTSCQVVENLPLLDSMPHLSPKAKDDARKILSSKHLFYQEMCAYHNGQRIPSCHDVDLHVSQVPKVTSVRDGRGNVEDEGEDEDKEDDNDEEREEMGKWEVEKFRLEIDAVLHDTTRSSWEHREWFKRRALMLKEGRIEIEAEALELEKQHFKWQRFRSKKDRELKRLRLENERLKLENEHMILQVRMELDLGSGRLREPLSSSRLVAEREQVRDPMELAMSH is encoded by the coding sequence ATGGACAATTCGATGTTGGGCGGTGGCTTGTTCCCTTCTTCGGTCGCTGGGAATCTCGATCTCGATCCCTACGTGAACCACCACCTCCACTTTCATCCTGGACTCGACTACGGCGGCCAGATGTCTTCTCTCTTTGCCCCTTCGTCCGCCGGCGTGGCCACCAGCGACGACGAGGACCATTTCCACGCCAGCGACGAAAACGGCCACGACCCTCGCTCTCTGCCCGACTCCCGAGGCAAAAAGGTATCGCCTTGGCATCGTATGAAATGGACTGATGAAGTCGTGCGGCTACTCATCTCGGTGGTGGCGTGCGTCGGCGATCACGAAGATGGCGCAGTGGACTCGTTGGCGGCGAGGAAGAAGCACGGGGCCTCCTTCCAGAAGAAGGGCAAGTGGAAGACGGTTTCGAAGCTGATGCTGGAGAAGGACTGCTATGTCTCTCCCCAGCAGTGCGAGGACAAGTTCAATGACCTCAACAAGAGATACAAGAGGCTGAACGAGATTCTTGGATGGGGGACTTCCTGCCAGGTCGTGGAAAATCTACCCCTTTTGGATTCCATGCCCCATTTATCTCCAAAAGCCAAGGATGATGCGAGGAAGATCTTGAGCTCGAAGCACCTCTTTTACCAGGAGATGTGCGCGTATCACAATGGGCAGAGGATACCAAGTTGCCATGATGTTGATTTGCATGTCAGCCAAGTACCCAAAGTCACTTCTGTAAGGGATGGTAGAGGTAACGTAGAAGATGAGGGGGAAGATGAGGACAAGGAGGATGACAATGACGAAGAACGCGAAGAAATGGGAAAGTGGGAGGTGGAGAAATTCCGGCTTGAAATTGATGCAGTGCTTCATGACACAACTAGATCATCATGGGAGCATAGGGAGTGGTTCAAGAGACGTGCTTTGATGCTCAAAGAAGGCAGAATAGAGATTGAGGCTGAAGCACTGGAACTAGAGAAGCAACACTTCAAGTGGCAGAGATTTCGCAGCAAGAAGGACAGGGAGCTTAAAAGACTGAGGCTGGAGAATGAGAGATTGAAATTGGAGAATGAGCATATGATATTGCAGGTGAGGATGGAGCTGGATCTTGGCTCGGGGAGGCTTCGGGAACCTTTGAGTTCTTCTCGTCTTGTAGCAGAGAGGGAGCAAGTAAGAGACCCAATGGAACTAGCTATGTCACATTAA
- the LOC122029902 gene encoding fasciclin-like arabinogalactan protein 2, producing MRRFSSVLAASLVVLAAAASLLPAARAHNITKILAQHPEFSTFNHYLSATHLASEINRRLTITLLVVDNSGMADLLAKHLSLPTLRNVLALHVLTDYYGAKKLHQITGGATTSATIFQSSGHAIGTAGFINITDHSRGKVTFVARDSGGASPATFVKSVKEMPYNISILQISTILSSPEAEAPVAAPGPVNLTALMANKGCKAFADLLLATPDVLKSFQSNLDSGLTVFCPDDEAVSAFSPKYTNLTAAGKSSLLRYHAVPVYYSPQLLKTNNGPFSTLASDAHNKNYKYTVKSDGDVITIKTHIVTADITSTLIDQDPNAVYVIDKVLEPRELFKVPEKVIADAPAPAPAAPPKKKKSTAAKHKAAATAANGAPAPTTPAGPEESPADDDTAAADNAALRTTAAAWTVLAAAAAALFLA from the coding sequence ATGCGGCGATTTTCCTCTGTCCTCGCCGCTTCCTTGGTGGTGCTGGCGGCCGCCGCCTCCCTGCTCCCCGCGGCGCGGGCACACAACATCACTAAGATCCTGGCTCAGCACCCGGAGTTCTCCACTTTCAACCACTACCTGTCGGCCACCCACCTGGCCTCCGAGATCAACCGCCGCCTCACCATCACCTTGCTCGTCGTTGATAACTCCGGCATGGCTGACCTCCTCGCTAAGCATCTTTCCCTCCCCACCCTCCGTAACGTCCTCGCCCTCCACGTCCTCACCGACTACTACGGCGCCAAGAAGCTCCACCAGATCACCGGCGGTGCCACCACCTCCGCCACTATTTTCCAGTCCTCCGGCCACGCCATCGGCACCGCCGGATTCATCAACATCACTGACCACAGCCGCGGGAAGGTCACCTTCGTCGCCCGGGACTCCGGCGGCGCCTCGCCTGCCACTTTCGTTAAGTCCGTGAAGGAGATGCCTTACAACATCTCCATCCTTCAGATCAGCACCATCCTGTCGTCGCCGGAAGCGGAGGCCCCTGTCGCCGCCCCCGGCCCCGTGAATCTCACCGCTCTCATGGCCAACAAGGGCTGCAAGGCCTTCGCCGACCTTCTCCTCGCCACTCCCGACGTCCTCAAGTCCTTCCAGTCCAACCTCGACAGCGGCCTCACCGTCTTCTGCCCTGACGACGAGGCCGTCTCCGCCTTCTCTCCCAAGTACACGAATCTCACCGCCGCCGGAAAGTCCAGCCTTCTCCGCTACCACGCCGTGCCCGTCTACTACTCGCCCCAGCTCCTGAAGACCAACAACGGCCCTTTCTCCACCCTCGCCAGCGACGCACACAACAAGAACTACAAGTACACGGTCAAGAGCGACGGCGACGTCATCACCATCAAGACCCATATCGTCACCGCCGACATCACCTCCACCCTCATCGACCAGGACCCCAACGCCGTTTACGTCATCGACAAGGTCCTGGAGCCGCGGGAGCTCTTCAAGGTCCCGGAAAAGGTGATCGCCGACGCACCCGCTCCTGCGCCTGCCGCCCCACCCAAAAAGAAAAAAAGTACTGCAGCCAAGCACAAGGCCGCCGCCACCGCCGCGAACGGCGCCCCCGCACCAACCACCCCGGCCGGCCCAGAGGAGTCGCCCGCCGACGACGACACGGCGGCGGCGGACAATGCTGCACTCCGAACCACCGCCGCAGCCTGGACGGTGCTCGCCGCCGCAGCGGCGGCCCTGTTCCTTGcataa
- the LOC122029347 gene encoding E3 ubiquitin-protein ligase RGLG2-like, protein MGGGESKHYSSHHYPYDSGNSADYSPHHRPYESGNSSGYSPRYSTMSTSYAQAEATSRVQKRYSRINDDFQTLNQVTDALAEAGLESSNLIVGIDFTKSNEWTGKVSFKRRCLHDIGSDPNPYQQAISIIGRTLSAFDEDNLIPCYGFGDASTHDQEIFGFYPDNRPCEGFGEALERYKELVPNLRLAGPTSFAPIIETAIGIVDNSGGQYHVLLIIADGQVTRSVDTQNGQLSPQERNTINAIVKASGFPLSIVLVGVGDGPWDMMHEFDDNIPSRAFDNFQFVNFTEIMSRNIPASRKETEFALAALMEIPSQYKATIDLQLLGRRKGIPERVCLPPPTRNRYSRSSSFEQGPAFTRNSSFEQGPAYTRTPSILEQGSGITRSPQAISSERLIEEKLTCPVCLWKQKDLAFGCGHQTCYDCGKELQRCPLCQDNITTRIKLY, encoded by the exons ATGGGAGGGGGAGAGTCTAAACATTACAGTTCTCATCACTACCCATACGATTCTGGGAACTCTGCAGATTACAGTCCTCATCACCGCCCATACGAATCTGGGAACTCTTCAGGTTACTCGCCAAGGTACTCCACTATGTCTACAAGCTATGCACAGGCTGAAGCAACAAGCAGGGTGCAAAAGAGGTATTCAAGAATCAATGATGATTTCCAGACACTCAATCAG GTCACTGATGCCCTTGCAGAAGCAGGCCTTGAATCTTCAAATTTAATTGTGGGAATTGACTTTACAAAGAGCAATGAGTGGACAG GTAAAGTTTCTTTCAAACGCCGATGTTTGCATGACATTGGGAGTGACCCAAATCCCTACCAACAAGCAATATCTATTATTGGAAGGACACTCTCTGCTTTTGATGAAGATAATCTGATTCCTTGCTATGGATTTGGCGACG CATCTACTCATGATCAGGAAATATTCGGCTTTTATCCAGATAACCGACCATGTGAAGGATTTGGAGAAGCACTGGAGCGGTACAAGGAGCTGGTGCCAAATCTCCGCCTAGCTG GGCCAACATCCTTCGCTCCAATTATTGAAACAGCCATAGGCATTGTTGACAACTCTGGTGGGCAGTACCATGTTCTACTCATTATTGCTGATGGACAG GTAACAAGAAGTGTTGACACACAAAATGGGCAACTAAGTCCACAAGAGAGAAATACTATAAACGCAATAGTTAAAGCTAG TGGTTTTCCATTGTCAATAGTTCTGGTTGGAGTCGGTGATGGTCCATGGGATATGATGCATGAGTTTGATGACAATATACCTTCCCGGGCATTTGATAATTTCCAG TTTGTGAATTTTACGGAGATAATGTCTAGAAACATTCCTGCGAGTCGAAAGGAGACAGAATTTGCACTTGCAGCACTGATGGAGATCCCTTCACAGTATAAGGCAACAATAGACCTTCAACTTTTGGG TCGACGAAAAGGGATACCTGAAAGGGTTTGTCTACCTCCACCAACTAGGAACCGTTATTCAAGGTCAAGCAGTTTCGAGCAAGGACCTGCATTCACCAGAAATAGCAGCTTTGAGCAAGGACCTGCATACACCAGAACTCCCAGCATCTTGGAGCAAGGATCTGGAATCACTAGAAGTCCACAAGCTATCTCGTCTGAAAGACTTATAGAGGAGAAGCTG ACCTGCCCAGTTTGCCTTTGGAAACAAAAGGATCTTGCTTTTGGATGTGGCCATCAG ACATGTTACGACTGCGGAAAAGAGTTGCAGCGTTGCCCTTTATGCCAGGATAATATTACAACTAGGATAAAGCTCTACTAA